The genomic segment CGGTGCCGCTCATCAAATGCGCCGTTGCGAGCTCACTCATGGCGACCGTGAGCGTCAGCCCGGGCACCAGCACGATCAGCGCACTCACGGTGATCACGCTCGGGCTGACGGCCATGTGATTGCCGAGGGCGAGCGCGACGGCTGCTGCCAAGCAGCTCGCCAGTGCCGGGTAGATGCGTCGGGTTGCCGTGCCTCGATCCATCCACAGGGTGAGCGCGCCGAGCCCAAGCCCCAGGATCGCAGACACCAAGACATCCAGCACGTTGCCGCGGAAGAAGGCCGCGGCGCTGGCTGAACTCACCCCGAAGGCGACAGGAGCGAGCCAATCGGGGTACGGATGCGGTGCGTTCGCGACCTCGTCCAGACGCTCAAATCCTTGCCGCAAGGAAATGGTGCCGTGGCCGATCGAGTCGATCAGCGCGTCGAGCTCAACCAGCTTGCTCAGGTTCACTTCGCCCGGGTCCACGCGCACCATATGGGTCTGGGCTACGCGGTCGTCTCCAAGCGCGATGAACAGCGACGTTGGCGTGGAGAAGAGCTGCGCGCGCAAGCCAAGACGCGCCGCACAGCCACCGAGCGCTTCTTCCAGGCGCAAAGCGCTCGTGCCCTGGGCGTGCAACACGCGACCGAGGCGCATCAAGAATGCGCTCGCGTCTTGCAGGTAGGCGATGTCGGCGTCGGTCAGGGTGCCGGTCGGCAGCGAGTTCTTGAGCTCGCTCGACAGCTCCGAGAGGTCGAGCTGGCTGGGTAGTTGAAGACCGATGCTTGGACGGGACGTGGGGGCGATCGAGTGCCGAGAGGAGTCAGTCATTGGCGAGAGCGGGCAGCTCCACGACGAAGCGCGCACCG from the Polyangiaceae bacterium genome contains:
- a CDS encoding threonine/serine exporter family protein; the encoded protein is MTDSSRHSIAPTSRPSIGLQLPSQLDLSELSSELKNSLPTGTLTDADIAYLQDASAFLMRLGRVLHAQGTSALRLEEALGGCAARLGLRAQLFSTPTSLFIALGDDRVAQTHMVRVDPGEVNLSKLVELDALIDSIGHGTISLRQGFERLDEVANAPHPYPDWLAPVAFGVSSASAAAFFRGNVLDVLVSAILGLGLGALTLWMDRGTATRRIYPALASCLAAAVALALGNHMAVSPSVITVSALIVLVPGLTLTVAMSELATAHLMSGTARFAAAAVTFLQMGLGVGLGRELVHRLLGSTPPTFTSAPLPGFAELTALVLAPFAFAVLFRARRRDIPLIALTSVLGFMGARAGAHLLGPELGAFVGAFVVAAISNWIARLKKRPASITLVPGIMLLVPGSIGFRSLSSFLERDVLTGTEGVFRMFLVAATLVGGLLMANAVFPPRREL